Proteins from one Fragaria vesca subsp. vesca linkage group LG6, FraVesHawaii_1.0, whole genome shotgun sequence genomic window:
- the LOC101310142 gene encoding uncharacterized protein LOC101310142 gives MGFTAKPKSPSTSTSSSGDNWGMGLLLVFFPADNSANAIVDKTNKLFSSSSSSSASSSATSSPSSSFIKRTNSNNVLLSKAQSTISICALLVFITLLLFTLSTFEPSSKTHPFSTASRRFLSSQNSNKPNSSRNQFALQRMGTLYRRGTKAMTDLVVGHVDVDVTEPELRLFLRLLHRSGLTARADIVFIFASSKFRSAIQEENEYFLNLVRRHRESNSTTSTSQTNHKPGSSSSSGFDVSQFLKLGKKETEEPLWGKKSSIHSNSSDETDQAESTQLIYGSVVGFEVGELDPENSLRGFLDHVAPMSLRRWACYPMLLGRVRRNFKHIMLVDVKNSVVLGDPLGRVRHKSAESVLLSTMPNKHCSKKISDPTQSHCPVNSAVITGGARGIRRMSTTVLTEIVRAAMQQQQQQRKRKTPVTESGILSQLVGNQFISKNINLVTSTDSIPDPNSVAPGLLLSHAVIQRGNSNHDELNSIIMKQICSSEIDSSVYRDC, from the exons ATGGGCTTCACAGCCAAGCCTAAGAGTCCTAGCACCAGCACCTCCTCGTCCGGCGACAACTGGGGAATGGGTTTACTTCTAGTCTTCTTCCCTGCAGATAACTCCGCCAACGCCATTGTTGATAAAACCAACAAGCTCTTCTCTTCTTCTTCTTCTAGTTCTGCGTCTTCTTCAGCAACTTCCTCTCCCTCTTCTTCCTTCATCAAACGAACCAATTCCAACAACGTTCTTCTCTCCAAAGCCCAGTCCACCATTTCCATCTGTGCGCTTTTAGTTTTCATCACCCTCCTCCTCTTCACCCTCTCCACCTTCGAACCCAGCTCCAAAACCCACCCCTTCTCCACCGCTTCCAGAAGATTTCTCTCATCCCAGAATTCCAAC AAACCCAACAGCAGCCGTAACCAGTTCGCTCTCCAGAGAATGGGGACTTTGTACAGGCGCGGGACTAAGGCCATGACCGATCTCGTCGTGGGTCATGTAGACGTGGACGTCACCGAACCAGAGCTCCGACTATTTCTCAGACTCTTGCACAGGTCCGGCCTCACCGCTCGCGCCGACATCGTCTTCATCTTCGCCTCATCAAAATTCCGGTCAGCAATCCAAGAGGAGAACGAGTACTTCCTAAACCTCGTCCGCCGTCACAGAGAATCGAACTCCACGACATCGACGAGTCAAACTAACCATAAACCCGGTTCTAGTTCGAGTTCCGGTTTCGATGTCAGTCAGTTTCTCAAACTTGGGAAGAAGGAAACTGAAGAGCCGCTGTGGGGCAAGAAGAGCAGTATACACAGCAATTCCAGTGATGAAACGGACCAGGCCGAGTCGACTCAGTTGATCTACGGCTCGGTGGTGGGGTTCGAGGTGGGCGAGCTTGACCCGGAGAACTCGCTGAGGGGGTTCCTAGACCATGTGGCGCCAATGAGTCTAAGAAGGTGGGCTTGTTACCCGATGCTACTCGGCCGCGTGCGGCGGAACTTCAAGCACATAATGCTCGTCGACGTCAAGAACTCGGTCGTACTCGGCGACCCACTAGGCCGAGTCAGGCACAAGAGCGCCGAGTCAGTCCTGCTGTCCACAATGCCCAACAAGCATTGCAGCAAGAAAATCTCGGACCCAACTCAGTCCCATTGCCCCGTTAACTCGGCAGTCATCACCGGCGGCGCTCGCGGAATTCGGCGAATGTCAACCACGGTGTTAACGGAAATCGTCAGAGCGGCCATGCAGCAGCAGCAGCAGCAGAGGAAGAGGAAGACCCCGGTTACCGAGTCGGGGATTCTGAGTCAACTCGTTGGGAACCAGTTCATATCGAAGAACATCAATTTGGTCACGTCCACCGACTCGAT